The genomic DNA ACTAAAAGACGCAGGGTACCCAGTACGGTCATTGCCTGGTGCTGCATCGGCACTTCCCTGCGAAAAATACCGCTTTCAATGCCTTCATCAAGGATACTTCTGACATATCCTTCGGCGGATTCCATAACACGAGAAATTGTATCAATAAGTTCCCGCTGATCCATAAATATTTCCACAGCGAAGAATATTCCTGACGTCGCAGGATATTCCAGAAAACGTTTGGTGTGCTGAAGAAAAAAAGCGCGCAGTTTGTTTTCCGGGCTGCGATCGCTCTGAACGATCTCCTGCAGAACTCGTGAACTCCAGATGGCAAACTGCTCAAGAATTGCAACGAGAATTGCATGTTTACTGTCGAAATGACGATAGAGAGCAGGTTCAGATATGCCGATTCGCCTGGAAAGTTCCCGCGTTGTAAAACCCTGAATCCCTTTCTCTGCTA from Marispirochaeta aestuarii includes the following:
- a CDS encoding TetR/AcrR family transcriptional regulator; the protein is MELSERQSEILERSIEIIAEKGIQGFTTRELSRRIGISEPALYRHFDSKHAILVAILEQFAIWSSRVLQEIVQSDRSPENKLRAFFLQHTKRFLEYPATSGIFFAVEIFMDQRELIDTISRVMESAEGYVRSILDEGIESGIFRREVPMQHQAMTVLGTLRLLVTRWYLSKYQFDLAQEGAALAESIISLLSVAGNKR